In Streptomyces sp. NBC_00569, a single genomic region encodes these proteins:
- the glgP gene encoding alpha-glucan family phosphorylase produces MKAIRRFTVRPVLPEPLAPLHELALNLRWSWHTGTRDVFQAVDPGRWAASDGDPVRLLGAVPHARLAELAADEGFLRLLGEAADDLRSYVEGDRWYQQQSGGLPAAVGYFSPEFGITAALPQYSGGLGILAGDHLKAASDLGVPLIGVGLLYRHGYFRQSLSRDGWQQEHYPVLDPHELPLTPLREPDGTDCRVALVLPGGGRLLARVWQAQVGRVPLLLLDSDVEENGPGERNVTDRLYGGGSEHRLLQEMLLGIGGVRAVRAYCRLTGHPEPEVFHTNEGHAGFLGVERIHELAGRGVDFDAAIEAVRAGTVFTTHTPVPAGIDRFDRELVARHFGPGAELPGIDAARILGLGRETYAGGDPNVFNMAVMGLRLAQRANGVSTLHGRVSREMFSGLWPGFDPEEVPITSVTNGVHAPTWVAPEVLRLGTRHLGEQRTLEALAVGGSDRWDSVAEIADRDIWELRRELRARLVDEVRERLAASWRQRGAGAAELGWIDGVLDPDVLTIGFARRVPSYKRLTLMLRDPDRLKRLLLDPDRPVQIVVAGKAHPADDGGKRLVQELVRFTDDPRVRHRIVFLPDYGMAMAQKLYPGCDIWLNNPLRPLEACGTSGMKAALNGCLNLSVLDGWWDEWFTPDFGWAIPTADGAATDEQRRDDLEAAALYELVERRVAPRFYERGPEGLPDRWIEMVRRTLTHLGPKVLAGRMVREYVEKLYAPAARSGRALTPDAARDLAGWKSRVRASWPRVAVDHVEASTATAELGATLVLRVRVALDELGPEDVEVQAVAGRVGSDDRITDATTVALKPAGGPDLDGRWTYEGPLSLDRTGPYGYTVRILPAHRLLASPAETGLVTVPSEAAAEAAGVLMR; encoded by the coding sequence GTTCCTCCGCCTGCTCGGCGAGGCCGCGGACGACCTCAGGTCCTATGTGGAGGGCGACCGCTGGTACCAGCAGCAAAGCGGTGGCCTGCCCGCCGCCGTCGGATACTTCTCCCCGGAGTTCGGCATCACCGCAGCCCTGCCGCAGTACTCCGGCGGCCTCGGCATCCTCGCCGGAGACCACCTCAAGGCGGCCAGCGACCTCGGGGTGCCGCTGATCGGCGTAGGACTCCTCTACCGGCACGGCTACTTCCGGCAGTCCCTGTCCAGGGACGGCTGGCAGCAGGAGCACTATCCCGTCCTCGACCCGCACGAACTGCCGCTGACCCCGTTGCGCGAACCGGACGGCACCGACTGCCGTGTCGCGCTCGTCCTGCCCGGCGGCGGCCGGCTGCTCGCCCGCGTCTGGCAGGCGCAGGTCGGCCGCGTGCCCCTGCTTCTCCTCGACTCGGACGTCGAGGAGAACGGCCCTGGCGAACGCAACGTCACCGACCGGCTCTACGGCGGCGGCAGCGAGCACCGGCTCCTCCAGGAAATGCTGCTCGGCATCGGCGGGGTGCGGGCCGTGCGCGCGTACTGCCGCCTCACCGGCCACCCCGAGCCCGAGGTGTTCCACACGAACGAGGGACACGCCGGTTTTCTCGGGGTCGAGCGGATCCACGAGCTCGCCGGACGCGGCGTGGACTTCGACGCCGCCATCGAAGCCGTACGCGCCGGGACCGTCTTCACCACGCACACCCCCGTCCCGGCCGGTATCGACCGCTTCGACCGGGAACTCGTCGCCCGCCACTTCGGGCCCGGCGCCGAACTCCCCGGCATCGACGCCGCACGCATCCTCGGCCTCGGCAGGGAGACGTACGCGGGCGGCGACCCGAACGTCTTCAACATGGCCGTGATGGGCCTGCGCCTCGCCCAGCGCGCCAACGGCGTCTCCACCCTGCACGGCAGGGTCAGCCGCGAGATGTTCTCGGGCCTGTGGCCGGGCTTCGACCCGGAGGAGGTTCCCATCACCTCCGTCACCAACGGCGTGCACGCCCCGACCTGGGTGGCCCCCGAGGTCCTGCGGCTCGGCACCCGCCACCTCGGCGAGCAGCGCACCCTGGAAGCCCTGGCCGTCGGCGGCTCCGACCGCTGGGACTCCGTCGCCGAGATCGCCGACCGGGACATCTGGGAGCTGCGCCGCGAGCTGCGCGCCCGCCTCGTGGACGAGGTCCGCGAGCGCCTCGCCGCGTCCTGGCGCCAGCGCGGCGCGGGCGCGGCGGAACTCGGCTGGATCGACGGGGTACTCGACCCCGACGTCCTCACCATCGGCTTCGCCCGCCGCGTCCCCTCCTACAAGCGGCTCACCCTGATGCTGCGCGACCCGGACCGCCTCAAGCGCCTCCTCCTCGACCCGGACCGGCCCGTCCAGATCGTCGTCGCGGGCAAGGCACACCCGGCCGACGACGGCGGCAAGCGCCTCGTGCAGGAACTGGTGCGCTTCACCGACGACCCGCGGGTGCGCCACCGCATCGTGTTCCTGCCGGACTACGGCATGGCCATGGCGCAGAAGCTCTACCCCGGCTGCGACATCTGGCTCAACAATCCGCTGCGTCCCCTGGAGGCCTGCGGGACGTCCGGCATGAAGGCCGCCCTGAACGGCTGCCTCAACCTCTCCGTCCTCGACGGCTGGTGGGACGAGTGGTTCACGCCCGACTTCGGCTGGGCGATCCCCACCGCGGACGGCGCCGCGACCGACGAGCAGCGGCGCGACGATCTGGAGGCCGCGGCCCTCTACGAGCTGGTCGAGCGCAGGGTCGCGCCCCGCTTCTACGAGCGCGGCCCCGAAGGGCTGCCCGACCGCTGGATCGAGATGGTCCGCCGCACCCTCACCCACCTGGGCCCGAAGGTTCTCGCCGGGCGCATGGTCCGCGAGTACGTCGAGAAGCTGTACGCCCCCGCGGCCCGCTCCGGCCGCGCCCTCACCCCCGACGCGGCGCGCGATCTCGCCGGGTGGAAGTCCAGGGTCCGCGCGTCCTGGCCACGGGTGGCCGTCGACCACGTGGAGGCGTCGACGGCCACGGCCGAGCTCGGTGCGACGCTGGTGCTGCGCGTGCGGGTGGCGCTCGACGAGCTCGGCCCCGAGGACGTCGAGGTCCAGGCGGTGGCCGGCCGCGTCGGCTCCGACGACCGCATCACCGACGCGACGACGGTGGCCCTGAAACCGGCCGGCGGCCCGGATCTGGACGGCCGCTGGACGTATGAGGGCCCACTCTCCCTGGACCGCACGGGCCCCTACGGCTACACCGTCCGTATCCTGCCCGCCCACCGGCTGCTCGCCTCACCGGCGGAGACGGGCCTGGTGACCGTCCCCTCGGAGGCGGCCGCGGAGGCCGCGGGAGTGCTCATGCGCTGA